A part of Quatrionicoccus australiensis genomic DNA contains:
- a CDS encoding GGDEF domain-containing protein — protein sequence MHVNLNPFPALHGIRAGRAFALLAGLFVLTFGLMVVLLGLDQQRVLDATSRLQDATVPEIIRYQRLARNLEQLRLEGERVFTAATPQARQQAMFVVMLVASHPSVLEDAESAALARETERFLSDLMHRGAGDVSVFATYYGEWQRLAARLSVRVDDVAIQGINLANADLNDVSAIMRLAGYKLAGALLLVGLFLLIFLFLLRRHLIHPLQRIDRELSHLSVDQPAPTFEPSAMREIHAVEEAIGELHASLMQNEQARFALEELANKDALTGLTNRRHFQLLGHAEVLRAQRYQRPVTVGMADLDNFKHLNDTYGHAAGDAVLRAVSQLMRDSFRQSDLIARYGGEEFVFLFPESTLAEAYIQAERLRQRCAGNDVTLPDGRVVRVTMSIGLADASAASLEVSLNRADDALYEAKRNGRNRVVLAPSLAPVQEQEQGTLALTIE from the coding sequence ATGCATGTGAACCTCAATCCTTTCCCCGCCTTGCACGGCATTCGTGCCGGCCGCGCCTTTGCCCTGCTTGCCGGCCTGTTCGTGCTGACCTTCGGGCTCATGGTCGTGCTGCTCGGCCTCGATCAGCAACGCGTGCTCGACGCAACCAGCCGCCTGCAGGATGCAACGGTGCCGGAAATCATTCGCTATCAGCGTCTGGCGCGCAATCTCGAACAATTGCGCCTGGAGGGCGAGCGGGTGTTTACCGCGGCAACGCCGCAGGCCCGGCAGCAGGCGATGTTCGTCGTCATGCTGGTCGCCAGTCACCCGAGTGTGCTGGAGGATGCCGAGTCGGCGGCGCTGGCGCGCGAGACGGAGCGCTTTCTCAGCGACTTGATGCATCGCGGCGCGGGTGATGTCAGCGTCTTTGCGACCTATTACGGCGAATGGCAGCGTCTGGCAGCGCGTCTCAGCGTGCGGGTGGATGATGTCGCGATCCAGGGGATCAATCTGGCCAATGCCGATCTCAACGACGTATCCGCGATCATGCGACTCGCCGGCTACAAGCTGGCCGGGGCGCTGCTGCTGGTCGGTTTGTTCCTGCTGATTTTCCTGTTTTTGCTGCGCCGCCACCTGATACACCCGCTGCAGCGCATCGACCGTGAGTTGTCGCATCTCAGCGTCGACCAGCCGGCACCGACTTTCGAGCCATCGGCGATGCGCGAGATTCATGCGGTCGAGGAGGCGATCGGCGAACTGCATGCCTCGCTGATGCAGAACGAGCAGGCGCGTTTCGCGCTCGAGGAATTGGCCAACAAGGATGCGTTGACCGGTCTGACCAACCGCCGGCATTTCCAGCTACTGGGCCATGCCGAAGTGTTGCGTGCGCAGCGCTACCAGCGCCCGGTCACGGTCGGCATGGCCGATCTCGACAACTTCAAGCACCTTAACGATACCTACGGGCATGCCGCCGGCGACGCCGTGCTGCGTGCCGTTTCCCAGTTGATGCGCGACAGTTTCCGCCAGTCCGACCTGATCGCGCGTTACGGCGGCGAGGAGTTCGTCTTCCTGTTCCCGGAAAGCACGCTGGCCGAGGCCTACATCCAGGCCGAGCGTCTGCGCCAGCGCTGTGCCGGGAACGACGTCACGCTGCCCGATGGCCGTGTCGTGCGGGTGACGATGAGCATCGGTTTGGCCGATGCCAGCGCCGCATCGCTTGAGGTTTCACTCAACCGTGCCGATGACGCGCTCTATGAAGCCAAGCGCAACGGCCGCAACCGGGTCGTGTTGGCACCCAGCCTTGCCCCGGTGCAGGAGCAGGAGCAGGGGACGCTAGCCCTTACGATCGAGTAG
- a CDS encoding substrate-binding periplasmic protein: MMRLAFLLLLLCFFRSVSAQPAELRIGLWVAADHGKVPAAATQSALGVRAFNEELAREICRRINLRCQMENVLFPDMLPAVEAGRLDLGFGNYLRTPEREQRVAFSDSIWNSSSRLLGSVEGIRRLAKRSGHAIRFDQLHGQRIGVVSATQQAAYVESRAGSQGLSVVYAKAMDELISLLRDGKVDFCLVPMLTAYDSLQREVSGRFEFVGPAMVDGGLGGSVHILLPKNRDSLRLAVNQALAAMRADGSYHRLMRRHFPFNLD, from the coding sequence ATGATGCGCCTGGCTTTCCTTCTCCTGCTGCTGTGCTTTTTCCGGAGCGTTTCGGCTCAGCCGGCCGAATTGCGTATCGGCCTCTGGGTCGCGGCAGATCATGGCAAGGTGCCCGCAGCTGCAACCCAGTCTGCTCTTGGGGTACGCGCTTTCAACGAAGAACTGGCGCGCGAAATATGCCGCCGGATCAATCTGCGCTGCCAGATGGAAAATGTTCTTTTCCCCGACATGCTGCCCGCGGTCGAGGCCGGACGCCTCGATCTCGGTTTCGGAAACTATCTGCGCACGCCCGAGCGCGAGCAGCGGGTCGCTTTCAGCGATTCGATCTGGAATTCGTCGTCGCGTCTGCTTGGTAGTGTGGAAGGTATTCGGCGACTGGCGAAGCGTTCCGGTCATGCAATTCGCTTCGATCAGCTGCACGGCCAACGGATCGGCGTTGTTTCCGCCACGCAACAGGCCGCATATGTCGAGTCCCGGGCGGGGAGCCAGGGACTGAGTGTGGTGTACGCCAAGGCAATGGATGAATTGATTTCCCTGCTTCGCGATGGCAAGGTGGATTTTTGCCTGGTGCCGATGTTGACCGCCTATGACAGCCTGCAGCGTGAGGTTTCCGGGCGCTTCGAATTCGTCGGCCCGGCCATGGTCGACGGCGGCCTCGGCGGCAGCGTGCATATCCTGCTGCCGAAGAATCGCGACTCCTTGCGCCTGGCGGTCAATCAGGCGCTGGCGGCGATGCGGGCGGATGGTTCCTACCATCGGCTGATGCGGCGCCATTTCCCGTTTAACCTGGATTAG
- a CDS encoding UvrD-helicase domain-containing protein, whose product MNPAVDRLEQDKTARLRALDLASFIVEAPAGAGKTELLTQRYLRLLAVVDNPEEVLALTFTNKAATEMRDRILGSLEVAAAGVMPEAPHKQLTFGLAQQVLAHDRKMAWSLLGHPGRLRITTLDALCASLARQMPYLSRFGAQPGVADDAEAHYATAARRTLEMLEGEGAEAETVAQALAFMDNNAGRLERLLIAMLGRRDQWLHHATRIENGEMQAEVEAGFAALVERDLAEVASRLDGYWQQRLMPLARFAAANVPEILAPLLDWELTLTADIADLPTWQALGNLLLTGTGTLRKALTKNIGFPAGKEFAAQKAAMGELLDELAGLPGLEEKLCLLAGMPQPELSAAEWATVECFSRLLRLAAGQLWLAFQEVGEVDFIEIAARAGLALGEDEAPTDLAQALDYRIRHLLVDEFQDTSPGQVGLIEKLTRGWMPDDGRTLFVVGDPMQSIYRFRKADVGLFLRVRERGIGDIRLEHLQLFRNNRSFPGIVDWVNTAFPTIFPAADSPEAGAVRYAESAATRPPHADSGVGVHPVIADADNDPALDEARRVLDLIRAARRDYPAERIAVLVRARSHLDALVAEIRRSAPELRFQAVDIEGLDGRQHIQDLLTLFRALQHRADRVYWLALLRAPWCGLTLADLHALAADDKKQTVWQLMHDENRLARLSTDGRQRLLQVREILALAFAHRARQHPRRWLEGVWLMLGGARCLEAPEALNDVEAFFLLVDKLVAARSLSAETLAAQAAELYAPADPQGDAVQMMTIHKSKGLEFETVILPGLHRETGMNESSLLLWDEVAGPDGREHLLVAPLKQKGAGSNAASAYDYLKKLENERAGHEDERLLYVAATRAIRRLHLVGVAVADDSKDDGLKPPAAGSLLKLLWPGVAQVPFAAALAGRVVAPAAVDLLNPAEFAPPLLRLRDCTPAAALQLPEGAVRPAGNALDADATASELSLEASVGTLVHRCLELIVGQGLAAWPVERIVPLAPAWRRWLLAQGHGEAAATAGAAEAVQAVQATLASEAGRWVLAAHDQGAAEQAWSSLRDNQTVNHVIDRIFIADGVRWIVDYKTVRLAPGEEVDAALRLRAEGFRPQLARYAALFAGQEMPLRLAIYFPLQARLQILPDLTQ is encoded by the coding sequence ACAACCCGGAAGAAGTGCTGGCGCTGACCTTCACCAACAAGGCGGCGACCGAGATGCGCGACCGCATTCTTGGCAGCCTCGAAGTGGCGGCGGCCGGCGTCATGCCGGAAGCGCCGCACAAGCAGCTCACCTTCGGCCTGGCGCAGCAGGTGCTGGCGCACGACCGCAAGATGGCCTGGAGCCTGCTCGGCCATCCCGGCCGCCTGCGCATCACGACGCTCGACGCGCTGTGTGCCAGCCTGGCGCGCCAGATGCCCTATCTCAGCCGCTTCGGCGCGCAGCCCGGCGTCGCCGACGATGCCGAGGCGCATTACGCGACCGCCGCCCGGCGCACGCTGGAAATGCTCGAAGGCGAGGGCGCCGAGGCCGAGACGGTGGCGCAGGCGCTCGCCTTCATGGACAACAACGCCGGCCGCCTCGAACGCCTGCTGATCGCGATGCTCGGCCGGCGCGACCAGTGGCTGCACCACGCAACGCGCATCGAGAACGGCGAGATGCAGGCCGAAGTCGAAGCCGGTTTCGCGGCCCTGGTCGAACGCGATCTGGCCGAAGTCGCCAGCCGGCTCGACGGCTACTGGCAGCAGCGACTGATGCCGCTCGCCCGCTTTGCCGCGGCCAATGTGCCGGAGATACTCGCACCGCTGCTCGACTGGGAACTGACGCTGACGGCGGATATCGCCGATCTGCCGACCTGGCAGGCGCTCGGCAATTTGCTGCTGACCGGCACCGGGACGCTGCGCAAGGCGCTGACCAAGAACATTGGCTTCCCGGCCGGCAAGGAATTCGCGGCGCAAAAGGCGGCGATGGGCGAACTGCTCGACGAACTGGCCGGCCTGCCCGGCCTCGAGGAAAAGCTCTGCCTGCTCGCCGGCATGCCGCAGCCGGAACTGAGCGCTGCCGAATGGGCCACCGTCGAATGCTTCTCGCGCCTGCTGCGTCTCGCTGCCGGCCAGTTGTGGCTGGCCTTCCAGGAAGTCGGCGAGGTCGATTTCATCGAGATTGCGGCCCGTGCCGGCCTGGCGCTCGGTGAGGACGAAGCGCCGACCGACCTGGCGCAGGCGCTCGATTACCGCATCCGCCACCTGCTGGTCGATGAATTCCAGGACACCAGCCCCGGCCAGGTCGGCCTGATCGAAAAGCTGACCCGCGGCTGGATGCCGGATGACGGCCGCACGCTGTTCGTGGTCGGCGATCCGATGCAGTCGATCTACCGCTTCCGCAAGGCCGACGTCGGGCTCTTCCTGCGCGTGCGCGAGCGCGGCATCGGCGACATCCGCCTCGAACACCTGCAACTGTTCCGCAACAACCGCTCCTTTCCGGGCATCGTCGATTGGGTGAATACGGCCTTCCCGACGATCTTCCCGGCCGCCGACAGCCCCGAGGCCGGTGCCGTGCGCTATGCCGAATCGGCGGCGACCCGGCCGCCGCATGCCGACAGCGGCGTCGGCGTGCATCCGGTGATCGCCGATGCCGACAACGACCCGGCGCTCGACGAAGCGCGCCGCGTCCTCGACCTGATCCGTGCCGCGCGGCGTGACTACCCGGCCGAGCGCATCGCCGTGCTGGTCCGGGCGCGCAGCCACCTCGACGCACTCGTTGCGGAAATCCGCCGCAGTGCGCCCGAGCTGCGCTTCCAGGCCGTCGATATCGAAGGTCTCGATGGCCGCCAGCACATCCAGGATTTGCTCACGCTGTTCCGCGCCCTGCAGCATCGTGCCGACCGCGTGTACTGGCTGGCGCTGCTGCGCGCCCCGTGGTGTGGCCTGACCCTGGCCGACCTGCACGCGCTCGCCGCCGACGACAAAAAGCAGACCGTCTGGCAATTGATGCACGACGAAAACCGCCTGGCGCGGCTGTCGACCGATGGGCGGCAGCGTCTGCTGCAGGTGCGCGAAATCCTGGCCCTGGCCTTCGCGCATCGCGCCCGGCAACATCCGCGGCGCTGGCTCGAAGGCGTCTGGCTGATGCTGGGCGGAGCGCGCTGCCTGGAGGCGCCGGAAGCGCTCAACGACGTCGAGGCCTTCTTCTTGCTCGTCGACAAGCTGGTCGCGGCACGCAGCCTGAGTGCCGAAACCCTGGCCGCGCAGGCCGCCGAACTCTACGCGCCGGCCGATCCGCAGGGCGACGCGGTGCAGATGATGACCATCCACAAGTCGAAAGGCCTGGAATTCGAGACGGTCATCCTGCCCGGCCTGCACCGCGAAACCGGCATGAACGAAAGCAGCCTGCTGCTCTGGGACGAAGTCGCCGGCCCGGACGGGCGCGAGCACCTGCTGGTCGCGCCGCTCAAGCAGAAGGGCGCCGGCAGCAACGCGGCGAGCGCCTACGACTACCTGAAGAAGCTGGAAAACGAACGCGCCGGGCATGAGGACGAGCGCCTGCTCTACGTCGCCGCGACGCGCGCCATTCGCCGCCTGCACCTGGTCGGCGTTGCCGTTGCCGACGACAGCAAGGACGACGGCCTCAAGCCGCCGGCTGCCGGCAGCCTGTTGAAGCTGCTCTGGCCGGGCGTCGCGCAGGTGCCGTTTGCCGCCGCGCTGGCCGGCCGGGTCGTGGCGCCGGCAGCGGTCGACCTGCTCAATCCGGCCGAATTCGCGCCGCCGCTGCTGCGCCTGCGCGATTGCACGCCGGCTGCCGCGCTGCAATTGCCGGAAGGCGCCGTGCGCCCGGCCGGCAATGCGCTCGACGCCGATGCCACGGCCAGCGAGCTGTCGCTCGAAGCCTCGGTCGGCACGCTGGTGCATCGCTGCCTTGAGCTGATCGTCGGCCAAGGCCTGGCGGCCTGGCCGGTCGAACGTATCGTGCCCTTGGCGCCGGCCTGGCGGCGCTGGCTGCTTGCCCAGGGGCACGGCGAAGCCGCGGCGACGGCGGGCGCGGCGGAAGCAGTGCAGGCCGTGCAGGCGACGCTGGCCAGCGAGGCCGGGCGCTGGGTGCTCGCTGCGCATGATCAAGGTGCTGCGGAGCAGGCGTGGAGCAGCCTACGCGACAACCAGACGGTCAACCACGTCATCGACCGGATTTTCATCGCCGATGGTGTGCGCTGGATTGTCGATTACAAGACCGTGCGTCTGGCGCCGGGCGAGGAAGTTGACGCCGCGCTGCGTCTGCGTGCCGAAGGTTTCCGGCCGCAACTGGCGCGCTACGCGGCGCTTTTCGCCGGCCAGGAAATGCCGCTGCGCCTGGCGATTTATTTCCCTCTGCAGGCGCGCCTGCAGATCCTGCCGGATCTGACACAATAA